A region from the Thalassophryne amazonica chromosome 2, fThaAma1.1, whole genome shotgun sequence genome encodes:
- the LOC117522294 gene encoding fin bud initiation factor-like, with protein sequence MAFLHLLLCAGMFPLCGAFYRGHLYPEMSNGTFHHYFVPDGDYEENDDPEKCQMLFKMTDDRRCGLDEDQDSVIRDDFTIIKRQLEDSARVLEGIGKSISYDLDGEDGYGKYLRRETAQISEAFTNSEKSLLELEVKFKQSQDGELKEEHRLNDDFLNMIVHTRDVLKETLDISLGLKDKHELLSLIIRSHGTRLSRLKNEYMKF encoded by the coding sequence ATGGCTTTTCTTCACTTGCTGCTGTGCGCGGGGATGTTCCCGCTGTGCGGAGCTTTCTACCGCGGACATCTGTACCCGGAGATGTCAAACGGTACCTTTCATCATTACTTTGTGCCGGATGGGGACTACGAGGAAAACGACGACCCGGAGAAATGTCAGATGCTTTTCAAAATGACCGACGACCGAAGGTGCGGTCTCGACGAGGACCAGGATTCGGTGATCAGGGATGATTTCACCATCATCAAACGGCAGCTCGAGGACTCTGCGCGTGTCCTGGAGGGGATCGGGAAAAGCATCTCATACGACCTGGACGGAGAGGACGGTTACGGGAAATACCTGAGGAGGGAGACGGCTCAGATCAGTGAGGCGTTCACAAACTCCGAGAAATCCCTGCTGGAGCTGGAGGTCAAATTCAAACAGAGCCAGGATGGCGAGCTGAAGGAGGAGCACCGGCTAAACGACGACTTTCTCAACATGATTGTGCACACGCGGGACGTCCTCAAGGAGACTTTGGACATTTCTCTGGGGCTGAAGGACAAGCACGAGCTGCTGTCTCTGATTATCCGCAGCCACGGCACGAGGCTGAGCCGCCTGAAAAACGAGTACATGAAGTTCTGA